In Phaeobacter inhibens DSM 16374, the following proteins share a genomic window:
- the lon gene encoding endopeptidase La, with protein MQEPLNSSYPVLPLRDIVVFPHMIVPLFVGRDKSVRALEEVMTDDKQILLSSQIDPAEDDPQSDGIYNVGVLANVLQLLKLPDGTVKVLVEGHARVKITEYLENDNFFEARAEYLTEMPGDVTTVEALLRTVGDEFERYAKVRKNIPEEALSAVGETTEPAKLADLVAGHLGIEVDNKQDLLETLSVSERLEKVYGLMQGELSVLQVEKKIKTRVKTQMEKTQREYYLNEQMKAIQKELGDSEDGSNEVAELEAKIAETKLSKEAREKSEAELKKLKNMSPMSAEATVVRNYLDWILALPWGTKSRVKKDLSRAQDILDADHYGLEKVKERIVEYLAVQQRSAKLKGPILCLVGPPGVGKTSLGKSVAKATGREFIRISLGGVRDESEIRGHRRTYIGSMPGKIIQALKKAKTTNPLILLDEIDKMGQDFRGDPASAMLEVLDPEQNATFMDHYLEVEYDLSNVMFLTTSNSYNMPGPLLDRMEIIPLSGYTEDEKREIAKQHLISKQVKNHGLKAKEFELTDEALTEIIRTYTREAGVRNLEREIAKVARKSLTKIVKKEAETVSVTGDNLDDFLGVAKYRYGLAEKEDQVGVVTGLAYTSVGGELLSIEALRLPGKGRMKTTGKLGDVMKESIEAASSYVRSISPQLGVKPPKFDKIDIHVHVPDGATPKDGPSAGLAMVTAIVSVLTGIPVRKDIAMTGEVTLRGNATAIGGLKEKLLAALRGGIKTVLIPQENEKDLPDIPDNVKEGLTIIPVSHVSEVLKHALTDTPEPIEWDEAAEEAAAAAKAALGAPDDAAGATAH; from the coding sequence ATGCAAGAGCCACTCAATTCATCCTACCCCGTCCTGCCGCTGCGCGACATCGTTGTGTTCCCGCATATGATCGTGCCGCTGTTTGTCGGGCGGGACAAATCGGTGCGTGCCCTGGAAGAGGTGATGACTGACGACAAGCAGATCCTGCTGTCCAGTCAGATTGACCCGGCGGAGGATGATCCACAATCCGACGGTATCTACAACGTTGGCGTGCTGGCCAATGTGCTGCAGTTGCTGAAACTGCCCGACGGCACTGTGAAGGTGCTGGTCGAAGGCCACGCGCGGGTGAAGATCACCGAATATCTGGAAAACGACAATTTCTTTGAGGCGCGCGCAGAGTATCTGACCGAGATGCCCGGCGATGTGACCACCGTTGAGGCGCTGCTGCGCACCGTCGGCGATGAGTTCGAGCGCTACGCAAAGGTCCGCAAGAACATCCCGGAAGAGGCGCTGAGCGCCGTTGGCGAGACCACAGAACCGGCCAAGCTGGCCGATCTGGTCGCCGGTCATCTGGGTATCGAGGTCGACAACAAGCAGGACCTGCTGGAGACCCTGTCGGTCTCTGAGCGTCTGGAGAAGGTCTACGGCCTGATGCAGGGCGAGCTGTCGGTGCTGCAGGTCGAGAAGAAGATCAAGACCCGCGTCAAGACGCAGATGGAGAAGACCCAGCGCGAATATTATCTGAATGAGCAGATGAAGGCCATTCAGAAGGAGCTGGGCGACAGCGAGGACGGCTCCAACGAGGTCGCCGAGCTGGAGGCGAAGATCGCTGAAACCAAACTCTCCAAAGAGGCGCGCGAAAAGTCTGAAGCCGAGCTGAAGAAGCTCAAGAACATGTCGCCGATGTCGGCCGAGGCCACAGTTGTGCGCAACTACCTCGACTGGATTCTGGCGCTGCCCTGGGGCACCAAATCGCGTGTGAAGAAAGACTTGAGTCGGGCTCAGGACATTCTGGACGCCGATCACTACGGTCTGGAGAAGGTCAAGGAGCGCATTGTCGAATATCTCGCGGTGCAGCAGCGTTCGGCCAAGCTGAAAGGCCCGATCCTGTGTCTTGTTGGCCCTCCGGGTGTTGGTAAGACCTCGCTTGGTAAATCCGTCGCCAAGGCGACCGGTCGTGAGTTTATCCGCATCTCCCTTGGGGGGGTGCGCGATGAGAGCGAGATCCGCGGTCACCGCCGGACCTACATCGGCTCCATGCCCGGTAAGATCATTCAGGCGCTGAAAAAGGCGAAGACCACCAACCCGCTGATCCTGCTCGATGAAATCGACAAGATGGGGCAGGATTTCCGTGGCGATCCGGCATCGGCGATGCTGGAGGTGCTGGACCCGGAACAGAATGCGACCTTCATGGACCACTATCTGGAAGTGGAATATGACCTGTCGAACGTGATGTTCCTGACCACATCGAACAGCTACAACATGCCGGGGCCGCTCTTGGACCGGATGGAGATCATTCCGCTGTCGGGTTATACCGAGGACGAGAAGCGCGAGATCGCAAAGCAGCACCTGATTTCAAAGCAGGTGAAAAACCATGGTCTGAAGGCCAAGGAATTCGAGCTGACCGATGAGGCGCTGACCGAGATCATCCGCACCTACACCCGTGAGGCGGGCGTGCGGAACCTGGAGCGTGAAATCGCCAAAGTGGCGCGGAAATCGCTGACCAAGATCGTGAAGAAAGAGGCAGAGACCGTCTCTGTCACCGGGGATAATCTGGATGATTTCCTTGGCGTTGCGAAATATCGCTACGGTCTGGCCGAGAAAGAGGACCAAGTCGGTGTTGTGACCGGTCTGGCCTATACTTCGGTTGGCGGTGAACTGCTGAGCATCGAGGCGCTGCGCCTGCCGGGCAAAGGTCGGATGAAGACCACCGGCAAGCTGGGCGATGTGATGAAGGAGTCGATTGAGGCGGCCTCAAGCTATGTGCGTTCGATTTCACCGCAGCTTGGCGTGAAACCGCCGAAGTTCGACAAGATCGACATCCACGTGCACGTCCCGGATGGCGCCACGCCAAAAGATGGTCCAAGCGCGGGTCTGGCGATGGTGACTGCGATTGTGTCGGTGTTGACCGGCATTCCGGTCCGCAAGGACATCGCCATGACTGGTGAGGTCACGCTGCGTGGCAACGCGACGGCCATTGGCGGCCTGAAGGAGAAACTGCTGGCAGCACTGCGTGGTGGTATCAAGACTGTACTGATCCCTCAGGAGAATGAAAAAGACCTGCCGGATATCCCGGACAATGTGAAAGAGGGGCTGACCATCATCCCCGTCAGCCACGTGTCCGAGGTGCTGAAACATGCGCTGACCGATACGCCCGAACCCATCGAATGGGATGAGGCCGCAGAGGAAGCTGCCGCCGCAGCCAAGGCCGCCTTGGGCGCGCCTGACGATGCGGCAGGGGCCACGGCCCATTGA
- a CDS encoding MarR family winged helix-turn-helix transcriptional regulator, with translation MMDVKVTLEQFLQLAHRRCQRSWAELSAELRLSHNEFEYLRAIRDQEDNTTDKDNHGQHLQDVVNDLGVRKSSASAMVLKLEDRGLVARFPCRYDARAQHIILTEAGQALLASGERVYEAVARELASELPGSIARAFDQK, from the coding sequence ATGATGGATGTCAAGGTGACCCTCGAACAATTCCTCCAGTTGGCGCATCGGCGCTGCCAGCGCTCATGGGCTGAACTCAGCGCAGAGCTCAGATTAAGTCACAACGAGTTTGAGTATCTGCGCGCCATCCGAGATCAGGAAGACAATACCACCGACAAAGACAACCACGGCCAACACCTTCAGGATGTTGTGAATGATCTGGGGGTGAGGAAATCATCCGCCAGTGCGATGGTCCTAAAGCTGGAAGACAGAGGCTTGGTTGCCCGCTTCCCCTGCCGCTATGATGCCCGCGCACAGCACATCATCCTGACCGAAGCCGGCCAGGCATTGTTGGCGAGTGGTGAGAGGGTCTATGAGGCCGTCGCACGTGAGCTGGCCTCCGAACTGCCCGGCAGCATAGCCCGGGCCTTTGATCAAAAGTGA
- a CDS encoding bifunctional GNAT family N-acetyltransferase/class I SAM-dependent methyltransferase: MVREMKFETDRLCIESWDATLGSEQEKQAFAAELAAILTPPVLKSLPEPMQLADGEAAISDWIAARHAESHVLAIRDGNASLIGLLILAPSGDAEYPPTVHIGYLFSEITWGKGFASELIGGLVAWYQDLGEGTQLLAGVAHGNVASAKALQKNGIKQVPDHSDPDTAMFRKDTQFNFDRLYSSTAHALGAPSSEIVEFFSTLAGNSLRVLDIGCGQGRDALFIARLGHSVVGVDIAPSGIKDLVAAGNRENLNVDGIVADITNFQPVGQFDVLLIDRTLHLLSADNRVAVLRRLIGHVAPQGWVIISDEPENMAAFKEVFDAEEALWKPHMETAEHLMLQHDAG, from the coding sequence ATGGTCCGTGAAATGAAGTTTGAAACCGACAGGCTTTGCATTGAATCCTGGGATGCGACCCTTGGCTCTGAGCAAGAAAAGCAGGCATTTGCAGCGGAACTGGCAGCCATTTTGACACCTCCTGTCCTGAAGAGCCTGCCGGAACCCATGCAGCTCGCTGATGGCGAGGCCGCTATTTCGGACTGGATTGCTGCCAGACATGCAGAGAGCCATGTGCTTGCGATCCGCGATGGCAATGCGAGCCTCATTGGCCTCCTCATCTTGGCACCCTCCGGTGACGCGGAATATCCGCCGACGGTTCATATCGGATATCTCTTTTCCGAAATTACGTGGGGCAAGGGCTTCGCATCAGAATTGATCGGCGGATTGGTCGCCTGGTATCAGGATCTGGGGGAGGGGACCCAGCTGTTGGCTGGTGTTGCACATGGGAATGTTGCATCCGCAAAAGCACTGCAAAAGAATGGTATTAAACAGGTCCCCGACCATTCCGACCCCGACACCGCGATGTTTCGCAAAGACACTCAGTTCAATTTTGATCGACTTTACAGTTCCACAGCGCATGCGCTCGGCGCTCCGTCGTCGGAGATTGTGGAGTTTTTCAGCACGCTGGCGGGCAATAGTCTGCGCGTTCTTGATATTGGCTGCGGTCAGGGGCGTGACGCTCTTTTTATTGCGAGATTGGGCCACTCTGTCGTTGGTGTTGATATCGCACCAAGTGGGATCAAAGATCTGGTCGCGGCGGGCAACCGTGAAAACCTCAACGTCGACGGGATCGTTGCAGATATCACAAATTTCCAGCCGGTCGGGCAGTTTGACGTTCTATTGATAGATCGCACCTTGCACCTTCTGTCTGCCGACAACAGGGTTGCGGTTCTTAGGCGCCTGATAGGCCATGTTGCCCCGCAGGGCTGGGTGATTATCAGCGATGAGCCTGAAAACATGGCCGCTTTCAAAGAGGTCTTTGATGCGGAGGAGGCTCTCTGGAAACCCCATATGGAGACGGCCGAGCATCTCATGCTTCAGCATGACGCTGGATGA
- a CDS encoding YrhK family protein — translation MPLFHPDNRNRSDQHKKIYAYCEIAYTIVDVSAAVLFVVGSVLFFQETTTDVGTWLFLIGSILFGLRPTIKLYREYTYLRMGDYEDITRM, via the coding sequence ATGCCCCTGTTCCACCCCGACAATCGCAACCGCAGCGATCAACACAAGAAGATCTACGCCTATTGCGAAATTGCCTACACCATTGTCGATGTCTCGGCTGCAGTGCTGTTCGTGGTGGGCAGTGTGCTGTTTTTTCAGGAAACGACGACCGATGTCGGCACCTGGCTGTTTCTGATCGGATCCATCCTCTTCGGGCTGCGTCCTACCATCAAACTCTACCGCGAATATACCTATCTGCGGATGGGCGACTATGAGGATATCACCCGCATGTAA
- a CDS encoding Glu/Leu/Phe/Val family dehydrogenase, translating to MTATITPVATSTHEEIYRVEDASVGLTGFIAVHSTLLGPAAGGLRMRPYASAEEALTDVKRLSEGMTYKNAAAGLALGGGKAVIIGDPATQKTPELLRAFARAIDSLDGRYITAEDMGMSPEDMAILAEETTSVAGLADGEYASGDPSPITARGIFNAIRTAWEHKTGQIDLTDRVVSVQGLGHVGWYLCDFLNKAGAKLIVTDVNTAQVTRAVEAFGATAVAPDEIYAVEADIFAPCAIGGILNSDTIPQLKVALVAGGANNQLASSEDAIALHQRGILYAPDFVANGGGIINVATEIQKIGNRNSFVADRLEALEVTMAAILAQAAADDVSPDAVAIATVQAKMTPKAA from the coding sequence ATGACAGCCACAATCACCCCCGTCGCCACATCGACACATGAAGAAATCTACCGGGTCGAGGATGCCTCGGTTGGCCTCACTGGTTTTATTGCCGTGCATTCCACGTTGCTTGGCCCGGCGGCTGGCGGGTTGCGGATGCGCCCCTACGCCAGCGCCGAAGAGGCCCTGACCGATGTCAAGCGTCTGAGCGAAGGCATGACCTATAAGAACGCGGCTGCGGGCCTCGCGCTCGGCGGTGGCAAAGCGGTGATCATCGGCGACCCTGCGACCCAGAAAACCCCTGAGCTGCTGCGCGCCTTTGCCCGCGCAATCGACAGTCTGGATGGCCGCTACATCACAGCCGAAGATATGGGCATGAGCCCTGAGGATATGGCGATCCTGGCCGAGGAAACCACCTCCGTCGCCGGGCTGGCCGATGGTGAATACGCCTCCGGCGACCCCTCCCCCATCACCGCGCGCGGCATCTTCAACGCGATCCGCACGGCGTGGGAACATAAGACCGGTCAGATCGACCTCACCGATCGGGTTGTTTCCGTTCAGGGGCTGGGTCACGTGGGCTGGTACCTCTGCGACTTCCTCAACAAGGCCGGTGCCAAGCTGATCGTCACTGATGTGAACACGGCGCAGGTCACCCGCGCGGTAGAGGCCTTCGGCGCCACAGCCGTCGCCCCGGATGAGATCTATGCGGTTGAGGCGGATATCTTTGCCCCCTGCGCCATTGGCGGCATCCTCAACAGCGACACCATCCCGCAGCTGAAGGTGGCTCTGGTGGCCGGTGGCGCCAACAACCAGCTGGCCTCCTCCGAGGACGCGATCGCCCTGCACCAGCGCGGCATTCTCTACGCCCCCGATTTCGTGGCCAATGGTGGCGGCATCATCAATGTGGCGACAGAAATCCAGAAAATCGGCAACCGCAACAGCTTTGTCGCGGACCGGCTGGAGGCGCTTGAGGTGACTATGGCAGCAATCCTGGCTCAGGCTGCCGCGGATGATGTCAGCCCCGACGCGGTCGCCATCGCCACGGTGCAGGCGAAGATGACGCCAAAGGCCGCCTAG